The Camelina sativa cultivar DH55 chromosome 14, Cs, whole genome shotgun sequence genome includes a window with the following:
- the LOC104743922 gene encoding putative F-box protein At1g47790 has protein sequence MEQPKEKRRKGGYRKRRRQLKLTLPFPADLNLEILLRLPARSVLRFRCVSKLWSSITTDSYFINSYETRFSTLRPSLLVCFIANGKLFVSSIPQDNQNSKESSYSCSQPIYRYNMKFPQGPCYFPPTESVHGLICFQVSASPVIWNPSKRQLLTFPKPDENWSNITMFLGYDPVEGKHKIMCIPDSRSSEVCRVLTLGSAQESWRTVKTNHNHYSDYNTFGRCIKGVIYYIADIYHKGVWVIISFDVRFERFGMIDLPTDIYRDMLISYEGKLAVVENKGIDWKSKLWILEDAGKQKWSRKEFLVPFRYHQKGVELKLKSFTHTGELIYVPPTFHKSDYILFCDPVRESFRRFQFKGIADDESGNGVRNGYVLHSFPNHL, from the coding sequence ATGGAGCAAccaaaagagaagaggagaaaagGCGGCTACCGAAAAAGAAGAAGGCAATTGAAACTGACGTTGCCCTTTCCTGCTGATCTAAACTTAGAAATACTCTTAAGGCTGCCTGCGAGATCTGTTTTGAGATTCCGTTGCGTGTCGAAGCTTTGGTCATCAATCACCACCGATTCATATTTCATCAACTCCTACGAAACTCGCTTCTCAACACTGCGGCCGAGTCTTCTTGTCTGCTTCATAGCAAATGGCAAGCTATTTGTTTCCTCAATTCCTCAAGATAATCAGAATTCCAAAGAGTCTTCTTACTCTTGTTCTCAGCCTATTTATCGTTATAATATGAAATTCCCACAAGGACCTTGTTACTTCCCCCCTACGGAATCTGTACATGGCTTGATCTGTTTTCAAGTATCAGCAAGTCCTGTAATTTGGAACCCTAGCAAGAGACAGTTACTAACCTTTCCAAAACCCGATGAGAACTGGTCTAATATAACAATGTTCTTAGGATATGATCCAGTCGAAGGTAAACACAAAATAATGTGCATACCTGATTCAAGAAGTTCTGAAGTGTGTCGGGTGTTAACATTGGGATCAGCTCAAGAATCATGGAGAACGGTCAAAACCAACCATAATCATTATTCGGACTACAATACTTTTGGACGATGCATCAAGGGGGTTATATATTACATAGCGGATATATATCATAAGGGTGTTTGGGTTATAATAAGCTTTGATGTCAGATTCGAAAGATTTGGTATGATAGATTTACCAACGGATATTTATAGGGACATGCTGATAAGTTATGAGGGGAAGTTAGCTGTTGTTGAGAATAAAGGAATCGACTGGAAGAGCAAATTGTGGATTTTGGAGGATGCAGGGAAACAGAAATGGTCAAGAAAAGAGTTTCTTGTACCTTTTAGGTACCATCAAAAGGGTGTGgaactaaaactaaaaagttttaCTCATACTGGTGAGCTTATTTATGTCCCACCCACGTTTCACAAATCagattacattttattttgtgatccAGTGAGAGAAAGCTTTAGAAGATTCCAATTCAAAGGAATCGCAGATGACGAATCCGGTAATGGAGTTAGAAACGGATATGTGCTCCATTCTTTCCCGAATCACCTTTGA